The Mauremys reevesii isolate NIE-2019 linkage group 13, ASM1616193v1, whole genome shotgun sequence genome contains a region encoding:
- the EIF6 gene encoding eukaryotic translation initiation factor 6 has protein sequence MAVRASFENNHEIGCFAKLTNRYCLVAIGGSENFYSIFEGELSETIPVVHASIAGCRIIGRMCVGNRHGLLVPSSTTDQELQHIRNSLPDSVRIQRVEERLSALGNVTTCNDYVALVHPDLDRETEEILADVLKVEVFRQTVADQVLVGSYCAFSNQGGLVHPKTSTEDQDELSSLLQVPLVAGTVNRGSEVIAAGMVVNDWCAFCGLDTTSTELSVIESIFKLNEAQPSAIATSMRDSLIDSLT, from the exons ATGGCGGTTCGCGCCAGCTTCGAGAACAACCACGAGATCGGCTGCTTCGCCAAGCTCACCAACCGCTACTGCCTGGTGGCCATCGGCGGCTCGGAGAACTTCTACAG TATCTTTGAGGGGGAGCTTTCTGAGACCATCCCTGTTGTTCATGCTTCCATCGCTGGCTGTCGGATCATTGGGAGAATGTGTGTTG GGAACCGGCATGGACTGTTGGTCCCAAGCAGTACAACAGACCAGGAGCTTCAGCACATCCGCAACAGCCTGCCAGACTCAGTCCGAATCCAAAGGGTGGAGGAGCGGCTCTCAGCTTTGGGCAATGTCACCACATGCAATGACTATGTAGCACTTGTCCATCCAGACCTTGACCGG GAGACTGAAGAGATCTTGGCAGATGTGCTCAAAGTAGAAGTTTTCAGACAGACGGTTGCAGACCAGGTTCTGGTAGGAAGTTACTGTGCTTTTAGTAACCAGGGAGGACTTGTGCACCCAAAGACTTCAACTGAAGACCAGGATGAGCTCTCCTCACTGCTGCAAGTCCCACTTGTG GCTGGAACAGTAAATCGTGGCAGTGAGGTTATTGCTGCAGGGATGGTTGTGAATGATTGGTGCGCCTTCTGTGGGCTGGACACAACCAGCACAGAGCTATCGGTTATCGAGAGCATCTTCAAACTGAATGAAGCGCAGCCAAGTGCCATTGCTACCAGCATGAGAGATTCCTTGATTGACAG TTTGACATGA